One genomic segment of Methanothermococcus okinawensis IH1 includes these proteins:
- a CDS encoding methionine adenosyltransferase codes for MANIVVKKLDTTPIEERPTEIVERKGLGHPDSICDGIAESVSAALCKMYKEKMGTILHHNTDQVELVGGHAYPKLGGGNMVSPIYILLSGRATMEILDKEKNEIIKLPVGTVAVNAARNYLKKVLRNADLEKDVVVDCRIGQGSVDLMDVFDRKKTDIPLANDTSFGVGHAPFSVTEKLVFETEKLLNSDELKKELPAVGEDIKVMGLREGKKITLTIAMAVVDRYVNSVEEYNEVKEKAKAKVEELAKKLADGYEVEVCINTADDDNCIFLTVIGTSAEMGDDGSVGRGNRANGLITPFRPMSMEATSGKNPINHIGKIYNILANIIAHDVAELDGVKECYVRILSQIGKPINEPKILDIEVITEDNCDLKDIEPKAKEIAERWLDNIPEVRNKIINGEIKTF; via the coding sequence TTGGCAAATATAGTGGTTAAAAAATTGGATACTACACCGATAGAAGAAAGACCAACAGAAATTGTAGAAAGAAAGGGATTAGGGCATCCAGACAGCATCTGTGATGGTATAGCAGAAAGTGTAAGTGCTGCATTATGTAAGATGTATAAGGAAAAAATGGGAACAATACTCCACCATAATACTGACCAGGTAGAGCTCGTAGGTGGGCATGCCTACCCAAAATTAGGTGGAGGTAATATGGTGAGCCCAATATATATCCTTTTGTCAGGCAGGGCTACCATGGAAATTTTAGATAAGGAGAAAAATGAAATTATTAAACTTCCAGTTGGAACTGTTGCAGTAAATGCTGCAAGAAATTATTTAAAAAAGGTTTTAAGAAATGCCGACTTAGAAAAGGATGTTGTTGTAGATTGTAGAATCGGACAGGGTTCTGTGGATTTAATGGATGTATTTGATAGAAAAAAAACAGACATTCCCTTAGCAAACGATACCTCATTTGGTGTAGGTCATGCTCCATTTAGTGTTACGGAAAAACTCGTTTTTGAAACTGAAAAACTTTTAAACAGTGATGAGTTGAAGAAGGAGCTCCCTGCTGTTGGAGAAGATATAAAAGTTATGGGGCTAAGAGAAGGTAAAAAAATTACATTAACAATTGCCATGGCAGTTGTAGATAGATATGTAAATTCAGTTGAAGAATACAATGAAGTAAAAGAGAAGGCTAAGGCAAAAGTGGAAGAATTGGCAAAGAAACTTGCCGATGGCTATGAAGTTGAGGTATGTATAAACACAGCAGACGATGATAACTGTATATTCTTAACAGTAATAGGGACTTCCGCAGAAATGGGAGATGATGGCTCTGTTGGAAGGGGAAATAGGGCAAATGGATTAATTACACCATTTAGACCTATGAGTATGGAAGCCACAAGTGGTAAAAACCCTATAAACCACATCGGAAAAATATACAACATATTGGCAAATATTATTGCACACGATGTGGCTGAGCTCGATGGAGTAAAAGAATGTTATGTAAGGATATTAAGTCAAATAGGAAAACCAATAAACGAGCCAAAAATTCTTGATATTGAAGTTATTACTGAGGATAACTGTGATTTAAAAGATATAGAACCAAAAGCAAAAGAAATAGCTGAAAGATGGTTGGATAACATTCCAGAAGTTAGGAATAAAATAATAAACGGAGAAATAAAAACATTCTAA
- a CDS encoding valine--tRNA ligase, with the protein MEMPKEYSIEFEKEIQKKWEENKIYKFKNDEKRPPYIIDTPPPYPTGRMHLGHALNWTYMDIIARFKRMNGYDVLFPQGWDCHGLPTEVKVEEIHGITKSDIDRHEFRKLCVELTKENIEKMREQVKSLGISIDWDREYITMNPDYVKKSQTAFVRMYNKGLIYRGKHPVNWCPRCQTAIAFAEVDYKDRVSKLNYIKFPYSEDENKFLEIATSRPELLAACVGIVVHPEDERYKDVVGKTVKVPLFNQEVKVYPDKDVEKEFGTGVVMVCTFGDKTDVVWVNRHGLEVKKAINEKGELSEICGKYAGMKTEDARKQIIEDLKNEGYLIKQEPLEQNVGVCWRCKTPIEIIVGDQWFVNVKKLLPKVKQATDEIKWMPEHMKTRLLQWIEDMDWDWCISRQRLFATPIPVWYCPDCGEIIVAKEEDLPIDPTKECPYTCKCGNKNLIPETDVLDTWMDSSITPMVIAGWLDDDEFFKSHYPVQLRPQGHDIIRTWAFYTIIKSIALTDKKPWDEIVINGMVFGEDGYKMSKSRGNIVEPFEITKNYGSDALRLWAANSTLGNDVPFAWKEVDFGYRFLRKFWNASRFAKMNLDDETIDTIKNINITLNNPVDLWILSKLNRLIKKVSEDLNNYKFNTIVDIQKFVWHELCDNYIEMVKYRLYNKENTEKAKISKFNAQYTLYTVITNTLKLMAPFAPHFADVVGYIYKVDNLHTSWCVVDENLISEENEYIGELAKNTVASIRRYKSNKGMPLNTELRNVEIYVLDNNEYEGMLKVVEDIKGALNIKELNIINGKPELEQKIVEVIPNKSKIGPEFKKDSKKVMEFIKNADEGTIEKMLNEGIETEFGLLTKEHIKSVKRALFSKGEVVETVDIDGLIDGIAIIQ; encoded by the coding sequence ATGGAAATGCCTAAGGAATATTCCATCGAATTTGAAAAGGAAATTCAAAAAAAATGGGAAGAAAACAAAATTTATAAATTTAAAAATGATGAAAAAAGACCTCCCTATATTATAGATACTCCCCCACCATATCCAACGGGGAGAATGCATTTAGGACATGCTTTAAACTGGACATACATGGATATTATAGCAAGATTTAAAAGAATGAACGGCTATGATGTGTTGTTTCCACAGGGTTGGGACTGTCACGGTCTTCCAACAGAAGTTAAGGTTGAAGAAATCCATGGCATTACAAAATCCGATATTGACAGGCATGAATTTAGAAAATTATGTGTAGAGCTCACAAAAGAAAATATAGAAAAGATGAGAGAGCAGGTTAAATCCCTTGGTATATCCATAGACTGGGATAGAGAATATATTACTATGAATCCAGACTATGTTAAGAAATCCCAAACTGCATTTGTAAGAATGTATAATAAGGGATTGATATATAGAGGGAAACATCCTGTAAATTGGTGTCCAAGATGCCAAACTGCAATTGCCTTTGCAGAGGTGGATTATAAAGATAGGGTATCTAAATTAAACTATATAAAATTCCCATATAGTGAAGATGAAAACAAATTCTTAGAAATAGCAACATCAAGACCCGAATTGTTGGCAGCATGCGTTGGTATTGTGGTGCATCCTGAGGATGAGAGATACAAGGATGTTGTTGGAAAAACTGTAAAAGTTCCATTATTCAACCAAGAGGTTAAGGTATATCCTGATAAGGATGTTGAGAAGGAATTTGGAACTGGGGTTGTAATGGTATGCACCTTTGGGGATAAAACGGATGTTGTTTGGGTAAATAGGCATGGTCTTGAAGTTAAAAAAGCCATCAATGAAAAAGGTGAGCTCTCAGAAATATGTGGAAAATATGCAGGCATGAAAACAGAAGATGCAAGAAAACAAATAATTGAAGACCTTAAAAATGAGGGCTATTTAATAAAACAAGAGCCATTAGAACAGAATGTAGGCGTATGTTGGAGATGTAAAACACCTATTGAAATCATTGTTGGAGACCAGTGGTTTGTAAATGTTAAAAAACTATTGCCAAAAGTTAAACAAGCCACAGATGAGATTAAATGGATGCCTGAACACATGAAAACAAGATTATTACAGTGGATTGAGGATATGGATTGGGATTGGTGCATAAGTAGGCAGAGATTATTTGCCACCCCTATTCCTGTATGGTACTGTCCAGATTGTGGTGAAATAATTGTGGCTAAGGAGGAAGACCTCCCAATAGACCCAACAAAAGAATGTCCCTACACATGTAAATGCGGAAATAAAAATTTAATCCCTGAAACTGATGTATTGGATACATGGATGGATTCATCTATTACTCCAATGGTAATAGCTGGATGGTTGGATGACGATGAGTTTTTCAAATCCCACTATCCAGTTCAACTAAGACCACAAGGTCACGATATTATAAGAACCTGGGCATTTTACACCATTATAAAATCCATAGCATTAACCGATAAAAAACCATGGGATGAAATAGTTATAAACGGAATGGTATTTGGCGAAGATGGATATAAAATGAGTAAAAGTAGGGGAAATATTGTAGAACCATTCGAAATAACTAAAAATTACGGTTCTGATGCTTTAAGATTGTGGGCAGCAAACAGCACCCTTGGAAATGATGTTCCGTTTGCATGGAAGGAGGTAGATTTTGGATATAGATTTTTAAGAAAATTCTGGAATGCTTCAAGATTTGCAAAGATGAATTTAGATGATGAAACCATCGATACCATTAAAAACATTAATATTACTTTAAACAATCCTGTTGATTTATGGATATTAAGTAAATTGAATAGATTAATTAAAAAAGTCAGCGAAGACCTAAATAACTACAAATTCAACACAATAGTAGATATCCAAAAGTTCGTATGGCATGAGCTCTGTGATAACTATATCGAAATGGTAAAATATAGGTTGTATAATAAAGAAAACACTGAAAAAGCAAAAATTTCTAAATTTAACGCACAATATACTTTATATACAGTAATTACAAACACATTAAAACTTATGGCTCCATTTGCACCACATTTTGCCGATGTAGTTGGATATATTTATAAAGTAGATAATCTCCACACATCATGGTGCGTAGTTGATGAAAATCTAATAAGTGAAGAAAATGAATATATCGGTGAGTTAGCTAAAAATACCGTTGCATCCATAAGAAGATATAAATCTAATAAAGGTATGCCTTTAAATACTGAACTCAGAAATGTTGAAATATATGTTTTGGATAATAACGAATATGAAGGAATGTTAAAGGTAGTTGAAGATATAAAAGGAGCCCTGAATATAAAAGAATTGAATATAATAAATGGAAAGCCAGAGTTAGAGCAGAAAATTGTTGAAGTTATACCTAACAAATCAAAAATAGGTCCAGAATTTAAAAAAGACTCTAAAAAAGTTATGGAATTCATAAAAAACGCAGATGAAGGAACTATTGAAAAAATGCTAAATGAAGGAATTGAAACAGAATTTGGATTATTAACAAAGGAACATATTAAAAGTGTTAAAAGAGCATTATTTAGCAAAGGAGAAGTTGTAGAAACTGTCGATATAGACGGATTAATAGATGGAATTGCCATAATCCAATAA
- a CDS encoding proton-conducting transporter transmembrane domain-containing protein — protein MEAIKLEPNLRKKLKYLLILTGMIFMFVSPVIAESGVNVVNGLNNPCNNSLEDNSMLVSMAIIILGGLFGALFSKWFKLSKIIAILTISVGSLLGLYNSIMVILCNKSYELNYLVGSIIPIGFKIDPLTMFFSGVVLLISIMAAIYSYGYMDDKKRKLATGFQYLNFAVLVASMVGVTISNNSVVFLLFWELMSISSFLLVMFDGFKEEVKKSGYIYLIYTHAGGMFIFASFALAYMSSGSISFDSFSNIPDITKIAIFLLGFVGFSSKAGVFPFHSWLPYAHPVAPSHVSAVMSGVMIKMGIYGIIMLLLNLGINNIYIGYMILILGILSGILGVAYALAQHDIKKLLAYHSVENIGIILIGLGIGLIGKYYNNEIMMLLGFAGALLHVLNHALFKSLLFMGAGAVIKATGTHSLEEMGGLMKRMPITSLAFLIGSLAISGIPPFNGFVSELLIYMGGFNGLNSSVGLLIASTLGIIALALIGGLATACFTKVLGISFLGAPKTKASENAKESPKVMTIPQITLALICIIIGIFPIFFVNPITKIVYGSNLAGIDICPQISVFPHLTVIYLILIALTALLVLLRTLTYRNKPIVEAGTWDCGYSNPTVKMQYTASSYASPIIEFFKPFVIINEHKKQIKGVFPNEASYESHSKDLAEAIFEVLLVKPISVILSLLRYIKDGNFNYYVGYVVVILTILLSYVYLVRW, from the coding sequence ATGGAAGCTATAAAATTAGAACCAAATTTAAGGAAGAAATTAAAATATTTGTTGATTTTGACAGGCATGATATTTATGTTTGTATCGCCTGTAATAGCAGAATCAGGTGTAAATGTAGTCAATGGATTAAACAATCCATGTAATAATTCATTAGAGGACAATAGCATGCTTGTAAGTATGGCTATTATTATATTGGGAGGTCTATTCGGAGCTCTATTCTCAAAATGGTTTAAATTATCAAAAATAATAGCAATATTAACTATTTCAGTAGGTTCATTATTGGGATTATATAATTCAATAATGGTAATACTATGCAATAAATCCTATGAATTGAATTACTTAGTAGGAAGTATAATTCCAATTGGTTTTAAAATAGACCCTTTAACAATGTTCTTTTCAGGTGTGGTGCTATTAATTTCAATCATGGCTGCAATTTACAGTTATGGATATATGGACGATAAAAAAAGAAAATTGGCAACAGGATTCCAGTATTTAAATTTTGCAGTGCTTGTAGCTTCAATGGTTGGAGTTACAATTTCAAACAACAGTGTTGTTTTCTTGTTATTTTGGGAATTAATGTCGATTTCATCATTTTTATTAGTAATGTTTGACGGATTCAAAGAAGAAGTTAAAAAATCTGGTTATATCTATTTAATATATACCCATGCAGGCGGAATGTTCATATTTGCATCATTTGCCTTGGCTTATATGAGCTCAGGTTCTATAAGTTTTGACAGTTTTTCAAATATACCGGACATTACAAAAATAGCAATATTTTTACTTGGATTTGTAGGTTTCTCATCAAAAGCAGGAGTATTTCCATTCCATTCATGGTTACCCTATGCTCACCCTGTGGCACCAAGTCATGTTTCAGCCGTAATGTCTGGTGTTATGATTAAAATGGGTATTTATGGAATTATAATGTTATTATTGAATCTTGGGATAAATAATATCTATATTGGATATATGATATTGATATTAGGTATATTGTCAGGAATTCTTGGAGTGGCTTATGCCCTTGCACAACACGATATTAAAAAACTGCTTGCCTATCACAGTGTAGAAAATATCGGTATCATATTGATAGGTTTAGGTATTGGATTAATTGGAAAATATTACAACAATGAAATCATGATGTTGCTTGGATTTGCAGGAGCTCTTCTCCATGTTTTAAACCATGCCTTATTTAAATCATTGCTGTTCATGGGTGCTGGTGCTGTAATAAAAGCCACTGGAACACACTCCTTAGAAGAAATGGGAGGATTAATGAAAAGAATGCCTATAACAAGTTTGGCTTTTCTTATAGGTTCTCTTGCAATATCTGGAATACCACCATTTAATGGATTTGTAAGTGAGCTCCTAATATACATGGGTGGATTTAATGGACTTAACAGCTCAGTTGGATTATTAATAGCTTCCACATTGGGAATTATTGCATTAGCACTTATAGGTGGTCTTGCAACGGCATGTTTCACCAAGGTATTGGGAATATCATTTTTAGGAGCTCCTAAAACAAAAGCCTCAGAAAACGCCAAAGAATCTCCAAAGGTTATGACTATCCCTCAAATAACACTGGCATTAATCTGTATTATAATTGGTATATTTCCGATATTCTTTGTAAATCCAATTACAAAAATAGTATATGGTTCAAATCTTGCAGGAATTGATATATGTCCTCAAATCTCAGTATTTCCACACCTTACAGTAATTTATTTGATATTAATTGCATTAACGGCATTATTGGTATTATTGAGAACATTAACTTACAGAAATAAACCTATTGTTGAAGCAGGCACTTGGGATTGTGGATATAGTAATCCAACGGTAAAAATGCAATACACTGCATCATCCTATGCAAGCCCGATAATAGAATTCTTTAAACCATTTGTAATTATAAACGAGCATAAAAAACAGATTAAGGGAGTATTTCCAAATGAAGCAAGTTATGAATCCCATAGTAAAGATTTAGCTGAGGCTATATTCGAAGTATTATTGGTAAAACCGATTTCAGTAATATTATCATTGTTGAGATATATCAAAGATGGAAACTTCAATTATTATGTGGGATATGTAGTTGTAATTTTGACGATACTCCTATCCTATGTTTATTTAGTAAGGTGGTAG